From a region of the Buteo buteo chromosome 7, bButBut1.hap1.1, whole genome shotgun sequence genome:
- the LOC142033276 gene encoding lysophosphatidic acid receptor 6-like: protein MGYLNSEVQGPNPAPNKLPGPMAADTDLSAVVIFFSSSIPGDMNDTRTKSNINNISTTVELFQLIMYTPTFTLGLLFNVMALSFLFFKVKKLSESTIYMIALIFLDTLLLFTLPFKIISYHLQDNWNLGSVFCSTLESLYFVNMYGSILISLCICVDRYIAIQHPFMAPTLRSTKKAAMVCAVICLGTLAGTVFTFQLHGEGHNISSCFHNFSKSTWENTGLFSALETTFFGSMAAMTFCTAQTVRCLRKHRKRDNPQTHTTRAEKILVTNVVAFLVCFTPYHMAYFVYFLVKNNIIHTSFQQVLRDIVQGTLCWANLNCCLDGVCYYFVLKESLEDTLRNREKTATRKL from the exons ATGGGCTACCTGAATTCGGAGGTTCAGGGACCCAACCCAGCTCCCAACAAACTCCCTGGGCCCATGGCTGCAG ATACAGATTTATCTGCTGTG gtgattttcttctcttccagcatACCTGGAGATATGAATGACACCCGTACCAAGAGCAATATCAATAATATCAGCACAACCGTGGAACTGTTCCAGCTCATCATGTACACACCCACATTTACCCTAGGATTGCTGTTCAATGTGATGGCTCTGTCATTCCTGTTTTTTAAGGTTAAAAAGCTGTCAGAATCTACAATCTACATGATAGCCCTTATTTTCTTGGATACTTTGCTGCTGTttactcttccttttaaaataatttcctaccACCTTCAGGACAACTGGAACTTGGGGTCTGTGTTTTGCTCCACCTTGGAGAGTCTTTACTTTGTAAACATGTACGGCAGCATCCTCATCTCCCTCTGCATCTGTGTAGACCGGTACATTGCTATCCAGCACCCCTTCATGGCTCCCACCCTACGATCTACCAAGAAAGCTGCTATGGTCTGTGCTGTCATCTGCCTGGGCACCTTGGCCGGGACAGTCTTTACTTTCCAACTGCATGGAGAGGGCCACAACATCTCATCCTGCTTCCATAACTTCTCCAAGAGCACATGGGAAAACACAGGCCTCTTCAGCGCCTTGGAGACCACCTTCTTTGGCAGCATGGCAGCCATGACCTTCTGCACCGCTCAGACCGTCAGGTGcttgagaaagcacagaaaacgAGACAAcccccaaacacacaccacTAGAGCAGAGAAGATATTGGTGACAAACGTTGTCGCGTTTTTGGTCTGTTTCACGCCTTACCACATGGCCTATTTTGTGTACTTTTTGGTGAAGAATAACATCATTCACACCAGTTTTCAGCAAGTGCTACGAGACATCGTTCAGGGCACCCTTTGCTGGGCAAACCTGAACTGCTGTCTTGATGGGGTgtgttattattttgttttaaaggagtCCTTGGAAGACACATTAcgaaacagggaaaaaacagcCACGCGAAAGCTTTGA